GTCTCCGGACAAATGATCACGAACTCGTCGCCACCGATCCTCGCGGGCACGTCAATCTGGCGAATTCTGTTGGCGAGGAAATCGCCCACGTGACGCAGTACGCGTCCCCCGGCAAGATGCCCGCGGCGACTGTTGACTTCTCTCAGCCCGTCGAGGTCCATGAAGATCAGAGCGTAGCTACGGCCGAAGCGCGAGGCCCTCTGGTGCTCCGTCTCCAGAGAACGATTGAAGAAGCGCAAATTGTAAAGGCTCGTGAGATCGTCGCGAACCGCGAGGGTGCGTAGTCGCTCGAGCTCCTTCAGAGTCTTCTCGAGCTGTTGTCGTGCCTGGAGTCCGGAAGCCTTGAACGTGTGGCTTCCCTTCATCGCCCCGATTACCGAGCTCACCTGCTCCACGAGAGAACGTCCACGAACGAAGGTTCCGTCGACCGCGGTCGGTGTCGAGCCTCCTCGTTTGCGGCGAAGCTGAAAAACGACCAGGTCGATGCGAGTCTTGAGCCGGTGGATGTCCTGGAGGAGGCGCTTGTGCTTCCGGTCGATCTTCTCCGCTTCGAGAATCACG
The genomic region above belongs to Vicinamibacteria bacterium and contains:
- a CDS encoding GGDEF domain-containing protein encodes the protein MSSRSSAKEEGTSRPILWIGGPGLPGGAIGRKLVGIGHPLHWEPTLQAAALSVSSLEPVLVILEAEKIDRKHKRLLQDIHRLKTRIDLVVFQLRRKRGGSTPTAVDGTFVRGRSLVEQVSSVIGAMKGSHTFKASGLQARQQLEKTLKELERLRTLAVRDDLTSLYNLRFFNRSLETEHQRASRFGRSYALIFMDLDGLREVNSRRGHLAGGRVLRHVGDFLANRIRQIDVPARIGGDEFVIICPETTKKAARLAAERLRQGIQRLTDERGMPLGITVSAGIATYPDDGTSPEEVLQRADRALYEAKALGKNRVCCWGEFEPGEDEDSFLGSVHGVAKLV